The following are encoded together in the Kribbella sp. CA-293567 genome:
- a CDS encoding NRAMP family divalent metal transporter, translating to MPKPPTKPTSKPNRRSRGTRPAHGQLPPAAGRKTPETAMKSSTRSTLIGAMFLMATSAIGPGFITQTTTFTVTLGAAFAFAIAASILVDIALQLNVWRVIGVSGRRAQELGNLVFPGLGYAMAALLFVGGLVFNIGNVSGTGLGLDAMLGLDPKLGGALSALVAIGIFLSKRAGVAIDRVVLVLGAVMIVLTTYIAFTSGPPVGTALKNVVLPEQVDFLAITTLIGGTIGGYIVYAGAHRLLDSGISGPQHVRDITRGSVTGILITGVMRIVLFLAILGVVTGGKALDPKNPAASAFQQAAGEFGLRAFGVVLWAAAITSVIGASYTTVTFVTSRTRTTDRTRTILVVAFIAVSAVIYLSVGTAPTQLLVFAGAFNGLLLPVGIGVLLWVAWQRTDLLRGYRYPKWLLAIGGAAWLLTIYLAVRSVKPVFELFG from the coding sequence ATGCCGAAGCCCCCCACGAAACCGACCTCGAAGCCGAACCGGCGATCCCGCGGTACCCGCCCCGCCCACGGCCAGCTGCCCCCGGCAGCCGGCCGGAAGACGCCCGAGACCGCGATGAAGTCGAGCACCCGGTCGACCCTGATCGGCGCGATGTTCCTGATGGCCACCTCGGCGATCGGTCCGGGGTTCATCACCCAGACGACCACCTTCACGGTCACTCTCGGCGCCGCGTTCGCGTTCGCGATCGCCGCCTCGATCCTGGTCGACATCGCGCTGCAGCTGAACGTCTGGCGGGTGATCGGCGTCTCCGGCCGGCGCGCCCAGGAGCTGGGCAACCTGGTCTTCCCCGGCCTCGGCTACGCGATGGCGGCGCTGCTGTTCGTCGGCGGCCTGGTGTTCAACATCGGCAACGTCTCCGGTACCGGCCTCGGCCTGGACGCGATGCTCGGCCTGGATCCCAAGCTCGGTGGCGCACTCTCCGCTCTGGTTGCCATCGGCATCTTCTTGTCCAAGCGGGCCGGCGTCGCGATCGACCGGGTGGTGCTGGTGCTGGGCGCGGTGATGATCGTGCTCACCACCTACATCGCGTTCACCTCCGGCCCACCGGTCGGTACCGCACTGAAGAACGTCGTGCTGCCCGAGCAGGTCGACTTCCTGGCGATCACCACCCTGATCGGTGGCACCATCGGCGGCTACATCGTGTACGCCGGCGCCCACCGCCTGCTCGACTCGGGGATCTCGGGCCCGCAGCACGTCCGCGACATCACCCGCGGCTCGGTCACCGGCATCCTGATCACCGGCGTGATGCGGATCGTGCTGTTCCTGGCGATCCTCGGCGTGGTCACCGGCGGCAAGGCCCTCGACCCGAAGAACCCGGCCGCCTCGGCCTTCCAGCAAGCGGCGGGCGAGTTCGGGTTGCGCGCGTTCGGAGTGGTGCTCTGGGCCGCGGCGATCACCAGCGTGATCGGCGCGTCGTACACGACGGTCACCTTCGTCACCTCCCGGACCAGGACGACGGACCGGACCCGGACCATCCTGGTCGTCGCGTTCATCGCCGTCAGCGCGGTCATCTACCTGTCCGTCGGCACCGCGCCCACGCAACTGCTGGTGTTCGCCGGCGCCTTCAACGGGTTGCTGCTGCCGGTGGGTATCGGCGTACTTCTCTGGGTGGCGTGGCAGCGCACGGACCTGCTGCGTGGGTACCGGTACCCCAAGTGGCTGCT
- a CDS encoding GntR family transcriptional regulator, giving the protein MSISQRDDESRQAWLRGVAADVARQDRSSSAERAADILRRSITEGALRPGAQLSEIELTEVLDVSRNTLREAFRLLTHEGLLVYKLHRGVFVPELDERDVVDLYRLRRVLEVDVLRALADRAPELPDERLEPLLAEVEVAEAAALEGRWAAVGTANMRFHRHLIGLADSSRLDDITGRLLAELRLLFHVIATPQELHEPYIARNRGIHQLLLEHRYDVAADMLQVYLLDSEKGLLDAFKAR; this is encoded by the coding sequence ATGTCCATCAGTCAGCGCGACGACGAGAGCCGGCAGGCCTGGCTCCGGGGTGTCGCCGCCGACGTGGCCCGGCAGGACCGCAGCAGCTCCGCCGAGCGGGCGGCCGACATCCTTCGCCGCAGCATCACGGAGGGTGCACTGCGCCCCGGTGCCCAGCTGTCCGAGATCGAACTCACCGAGGTTCTCGACGTCAGCCGGAACACGCTGCGGGAGGCCTTCCGGCTGCTCACCCACGAGGGTCTGCTGGTCTACAAGTTGCACCGCGGCGTGTTCGTGCCCGAGCTGGACGAGCGGGACGTGGTCGATCTCTACCGCCTGCGCCGGGTCCTGGAGGTCGACGTACTCCGCGCTCTCGCCGACCGTGCCCCCGAGCTCCCCGACGAGCGGCTCGAACCGCTGCTGGCCGAGGTCGAGGTCGCCGAAGCCGCGGCGCTGGAAGGGCGCTGGGCCGCGGTCGGTACGGCGAACATGCGGTTCCACCGCCACCTCATCGGCCTGGCCGACAGCAGCCGGCTCGACGACATCACCGGTCGGCTGCTCGCCGAGCTCCGGCTGCTCTTCCACGTCATCGCAACCCCACAAGAGCTGCACGAGCCCTACATCGCCCGCAACCGCGGTATCCACCAACTGCTCCTGGAGCATCGGTACGACGTGGCCGCCGACATGCTGCAGGTCTATCTGCTCGACTCCGAGAAGGGCCTGCTGGACGCCTTCAAGGCGAGGTGA
- a CDS encoding putative hydro-lyase: MLTPAGARARYRGGLMVPTSGHAPGFTQANLVVLPRDWAYDMLLFGQRNPQPVPLLDVTDPGSASTALAPDADLRTDLPQYRVWRDGELADEPSQVADLWRDDLVSFLIGCSFSFENALLEAGVPVRNLEQGRNVSMYRTNRECRPAGRLSGPLVVSMRPIPAALVATAVQVTARMPRVHGAPVHVGSPEALGIADPGQPDFGDAVEAEPGDVPVYWACGVTPQAALMDSRPPFAITHAPGHMFVTDVPDAVYRQP; encoded by the coding sequence ATGCTGACCCCGGCCGGCGCGCGGGCGCGGTACCGGGGTGGGCTGATGGTTCCGACCTCGGGCCACGCGCCGGGTTTCACCCAGGCGAACCTCGTCGTGCTGCCGCGCGACTGGGCCTACGACATGCTGCTCTTCGGTCAGCGCAACCCGCAGCCGGTGCCACTGCTCGACGTCACCGACCCGGGGTCGGCCAGTACGGCGCTGGCGCCTGACGCCGACCTGCGCACCGACCTTCCGCAGTACCGGGTGTGGCGGGACGGGGAACTGGCCGACGAACCGTCGCAGGTCGCCGATCTGTGGCGCGACGACCTGGTCAGCTTCCTGATCGGCTGCAGCTTCAGCTTCGAGAACGCTTTGCTGGAGGCGGGCGTGCCGGTCCGCAACCTCGAGCAGGGGCGGAACGTGTCGATGTACCGGACGAATCGCGAGTGCCGGCCGGCCGGGCGGTTGAGCGGCCCGCTGGTGGTGTCGATGCGGCCGATTCCGGCGGCGCTGGTGGCGACCGCCGTCCAGGTGACGGCACGGATGCCGCGGGTCCACGGCGCGCCCGTGCACGTGGGCTCCCCCGAGGCGCTGGGGATCGCGGATCCCGGGCAGCCGGACTTCGGTGACGCGGTCGAGGCCGAGCCCGGCGATGTTCCGGTTTATTGGGCTTGCGGAGTGACGCCCCAAGCTGCGTTGATGGATTCACGGCCCCCGTTCGCGATCACGCACGCCCCTGGGCACATGTTCGTGACCGATGTGCCGGATGCCGTCTACCGCCAGCCCTGA
- a CDS encoding aminopeptidase P family protein yields the protein MSEDRTEEQRKSYRPIDAAGFRESIARDWGAVDRSVRLPAGLAEAAAEHRRKLAAALPGRRIAVAAGRAPVRSNDTDYRFRADSDFVWLTGCQAEGAVLVISGDGDATLYLRETAGPSEADFFASARDGELWIGPVPGLKDWSEALQLPCRPVEELPAAVRGAVPAMMTTYGVEPLLDALAGGNPSNTQELRQSLAELRRIKDDWELDQLREAVDASVLAFADVARELPEAVRGGGERWLEGTFDRRARTAGNGPGYASIVAAGNHAPVLHWVRNDGAVREGDVILLDAGVETRTLYTADVTRTFPVTGEYTPAQRQVHDLVHKAHVAALDVVRPGSPYRAFQYEAMRVLIEGLRDWGVVDVSLDEALGPDGQQHRRYVVCGLGHYIGLDVHDCDAARPETYFAADLDVGMALAVEPGLYFHPHDETVPPELRGIGIRIEDNVVVHSDRLEILTEALPITTDGLEAWTRGHLPG from the coding sequence ATGAGTGAAGACCGGACCGAGGAACAGCGGAAGTCGTACCGGCCGATCGACGCGGCCGGATTCCGCGAGTCGATCGCGCGGGACTGGGGGGCGGTCGACCGGTCCGTGCGGCTGCCGGCCGGCCTGGCCGAAGCAGCGGCGGAGCACCGGCGCAAGCTGGCGGCGGCGCTGCCCGGTCGCCGGATCGCGGTCGCCGCGGGCCGGGCGCCGGTTCGGTCGAACGACACCGACTATCGCTTCCGTGCGGACAGCGACTTCGTCTGGCTGACCGGCTGTCAGGCCGAGGGGGCGGTGCTGGTCATCTCCGGTGACGGCGACGCGACCCTCTACCTGCGCGAGACGGCCGGACCGTCCGAGGCCGACTTCTTCGCCAGTGCGCGGGACGGTGAGCTGTGGATCGGGCCGGTGCCGGGGCTGAAGGACTGGTCGGAGGCGTTGCAGCTGCCGTGCCGGCCGGTCGAGGAACTGCCGGCTGCCGTGCGAGGCGCCGTACCGGCGATGATGACGACGTACGGCGTGGAGCCGCTGCTGGACGCGCTGGCCGGCGGCAACCCGTCGAACACCCAGGAACTGCGGCAGTCGCTGGCCGAGCTGCGCCGGATCAAGGACGACTGGGAGCTCGACCAGCTCCGCGAAGCGGTCGACGCGAGCGTGCTCGCGTTCGCCGACGTGGCGCGCGAGCTGCCCGAAGCGGTGCGTGGTGGCGGCGAGCGCTGGCTGGAGGGCACCTTCGACCGGCGCGCCCGGACCGCGGGCAACGGGCCGGGGTACGCGTCTATTGTTGCTGCTGGCAACCATGCGCCGGTGTTGCACTGGGTGCGGAACGACGGTGCGGTGCGCGAGGGCGACGTGATCCTGCTCGACGCCGGGGTGGAGACGCGGACGCTCTACACCGCCGACGTGACCCGCACCTTCCCGGTGACCGGTGAGTACACGCCGGCCCAGCGGCAGGTGCACGACCTGGTCCACAAGGCGCACGTGGCGGCGCTCGACGTGGTGCGGCCGGGGTCGCCGTACCGGGCCTTCCAGTACGAGGCGATGCGGGTGCTGATCGAAGGACTGCGGGACTGGGGTGTCGTCGACGTCTCGCTCGACGAGGCGCTCGGACCGGACGGTCAACAGCACCGCCGGTACGTCGTCTGCGGGCTCGGTCACTACATCGGCCTGGACGTCCACGACTGCGACGCGGCCCGCCCGGAGACCTACTTCGCCGCCGACCTCGACGTCGGGATGGCGCTCGCGGTCGAGCCGGGCCTCTACTTCCATCCTCACGACGAGACCGTCCCGCCCGAGCTGCGTGGCATCGGCATCCGGATCGAGGACAACGTGGTCGTCCACTCCGACCGGCTCGAGATTCTCACCGAGGCGCTCCCCATCACCACCGACGGCCTCGAGGCCTGGACCCGCGGCCATCTTCCCGGCTGA
- a CDS encoding alpha/beta hydrolase, producing the protein MKLRSTTWGVVGGLFVACLTTLPASAAPPAALKWTDCEVRPTEDPELVRGSKCATLQVPVDWNRPAGPTFGLVIARRTAKIPAARVGTLFFAPGGPGDSGVDRIRTGMTRFPELIEERFDIVSFDPRGIARSNPVVCSAALLAQQPSPVIADRAAFEQTIRYNRDLAQDCRANTGPLYDHVDTLQSVRDVEAIRAALGESKLTFHGSSYGTLLGQQYAERYPHRLRALVLESVFDHGDATTGRWLDDQAATVQDSFSEFVKWCKQTTTCSLHGRDISALWADLVARAARGELPDPRQSALKATPYSLTFGAFRQLYEPRWAALANLLKRLDESAPPTGEPPVPTGLAPNPLAPFCRDLSLPVRTYGEFAAHLRRIARNTADLKLPPTLMAVTNCLGLPKAPNPQRDVEVHGLRTPALLLNSLHDPATGYAGASSVARQLGKQGVLVTYEGWGHGVYNSGPCTQQAVNDYLVALKLPPRSTRCAAVPPTG; encoded by the coding sequence ATGAAGCTCAGAAGCACTACCTGGGGCGTGGTCGGCGGCCTGTTCGTCGCCTGCCTGACCACACTGCCGGCCTCCGCTGCCCCGCCCGCCGCCCTGAAGTGGACGGACTGCGAGGTCAGACCCACCGAAGACCCAGAACTGGTTCGCGGCTCCAAGTGCGCCACTCTGCAGGTCCCCGTCGACTGGAACCGCCCGGCCGGCCCGACCTTCGGCCTCGTGATCGCCCGCCGTACGGCGAAGATCCCGGCCGCCCGCGTCGGGACCCTCTTCTTCGCCCCCGGCGGTCCCGGCGACTCAGGTGTCGACCGGATCCGCACCGGGATGACCCGCTTCCCCGAGTTGATCGAGGAAAGGTTCGACATCGTCAGCTTCGATCCGCGCGGGATCGCCCGCAGCAACCCGGTCGTCTGTTCGGCCGCGCTGCTGGCCCAGCAGCCGTCGCCGGTGATCGCCGACCGGGCGGCCTTCGAGCAGACGATCCGCTACAACCGCGACCTGGCGCAGGACTGCCGCGCCAACACCGGTCCGCTCTACGACCACGTCGACACCCTGCAGTCGGTGCGTGACGTCGAGGCGATCCGCGCGGCGCTGGGCGAGTCCAAGCTGACCTTCCATGGCAGCTCGTACGGCACCCTCCTCGGCCAGCAGTACGCCGAGAGGTATCCGCACCGCCTCCGTGCCCTGGTACTGGAGAGCGTCTTCGACCACGGCGACGCGACCACCGGTCGATGGCTCGACGACCAGGCCGCCACGGTCCAGGACTCGTTCTCGGAGTTCGTGAAGTGGTGCAAGCAGACCACCACCTGTTCGCTGCACGGCCGCGACATCTCGGCACTCTGGGCAGACCTGGTCGCCAGGGCAGCCCGAGGTGAGCTCCCCGATCCTCGGCAATCCGCGCTGAAGGCAACGCCGTACTCGCTGACGTTCGGCGCCTTCCGTCAGCTGTACGAGCCGAGATGGGCCGCGCTGGCCAACCTCCTCAAGCGGCTCGACGAGAGCGCTCCGCCGACCGGTGAGCCGCCCGTACCGACCGGGCTGGCGCCGAACCCGCTGGCGCCGTTCTGCCGGGATCTGAGCCTGCCCGTCCGCACGTACGGCGAGTTTGCTGCTCACCTACGTCGAATCGCCCGGAACACCGCGGACCTGAAGCTGCCGCCGACGCTGATGGCCGTGACCAACTGTCTCGGGCTGCCGAAGGCACCCAATCCGCAGCGCGATGTCGAGGTGCATGGGCTCAGGACTCCGGCGCTGCTGCTCAACTCGCTGCACGATCCGGCGACCGGCTACGCGGGAGCCAGCAGCGTCGCCCGGCAGCTCGGCAAGCAGGGAGTCCTGGTCACCTACGAAGGCTGGGGTCACGGCGTCTACAACTCGGGCCCCTGCACTCAGCAGGCCGTCAACGACTACCTGGTGGCGCTGAAGCTCCCACCGCGCAGCACCCGCTGCGCCGCGGTACCGCCGACCGGCTGA
- a CDS encoding DUF3817 domain-containing protein, with protein MTETTTAVGKPARSKHARVFRAVAIAEALSWTGLLIGMLFKYVLSDNEIGVKIFGPIHGGIFVAYVLTVLAVRKPLRWSLPVTLAALAASIPPLFTWFFELWAQRTGRLS; from the coding sequence ATGACTGAGACGACGACCGCGGTAGGGAAGCCGGCCCGATCCAAGCACGCGCGGGTCTTTCGTGCAGTGGCGATCGCCGAGGCGCTGTCCTGGACCGGACTGCTGATCGGCATGCTGTTCAAGTACGTGCTGTCCGACAACGAGATCGGCGTGAAGATCTTCGGGCCGATCCACGGCGGCATCTTCGTCGCCTACGTGCTGACCGTGCTCGCGGTCCGCAAACCGCTGCGGTGGAGCCTGCCGGTCACGCTGGCGGCGCTCGCGGCCAGCATCCCGCCGCTGTTCACCTGGTTCTTCGAGTTGTGGGCCCAGCGCACCGGCCGGCTGTCCTGA
- a CDS encoding L-serine ammonia-lyase produces the protein MAISVFDLFSIGIGPSSSHTVGPMRAARTFALGLVADGLLDRTAAVESQLFGSLGATGHGHGSNKAVILGLEGEDPETVDTRSVETRVAAIHAAGVLRLAGQREIVFDEGNQLIMHRRKALPYHPNGMTFLARSAEGDVLRERTYYSVGGGFVVDENAAAGDRIVADRTPLKYPFLSGDALLERCRESGLSISEIMLANEQAWRTEQEIRDGLLHIWQVMQDCVEEGCETEGTLPGGLKVPRRAHALHQKLSSDKWSVDPLKVMDWVNLFALAVNEQNAAGGRIVTAPTNGAAGIIPAVLHYYCRFVPGANEDGVVRFLLAAAAIGVLYKENASISGAEVGCQGEVGSACSMAAAGLCEVLGGTPEQVENAAEIAMEHNLGLTCDPVGGLVQIPCIERNAMASMKAINAARMAMHGDGVHVVSLDKVIKTMRETGADMKIKYKETSRGGLAVNVIEC, from the coding sequence ATGGCGATCAGTGTGTTCGACCTGTTCAGTATCGGGATCGGTCCGTCGAGTTCCCACACGGTGGGACCGATGCGAGCCGCCCGGACCTTCGCGCTCGGTCTGGTGGCCGACGGTCTGCTCGACCGTACGGCGGCCGTCGAGTCGCAGCTCTTCGGCTCGCTCGGGGCCACCGGCCACGGGCACGGCAGCAACAAGGCGGTCATCCTCGGGCTGGAGGGTGAGGACCCGGAGACGGTCGACACCCGCTCGGTCGAGACCCGGGTGGCCGCGATCCACGCGGCCGGCGTACTGCGGCTGGCCGGGCAGCGGGAGATCGTCTTCGACGAGGGCAACCAGCTGATCATGCACCGCCGCAAGGCGCTGCCCTACCACCCGAACGGGATGACCTTCCTGGCCCGTTCCGCCGAGGGCGACGTACTGCGCGAGCGCACCTACTACTCGGTCGGCGGTGGTTTCGTCGTCGACGAGAACGCCGCGGCCGGTGACCGGATCGTCGCCGACCGGACCCCGCTCAAGTACCCGTTCCTCTCCGGTGACGCGCTGCTCGAACGGTGCCGCGAGTCGGGGCTGTCGATCAGCGAGATCATGCTCGCCAACGAGCAGGCCTGGCGGACCGAGCAGGAGATCCGCGACGGCCTGCTGCACATCTGGCAGGTGATGCAGGACTGCGTCGAGGAGGGCTGCGAGACCGAGGGCACGCTGCCGGGCGGGCTGAAGGTGCCGCGCCGGGCGCACGCGCTGCATCAGAAGCTGAGCAGCGACAAGTGGTCGGTGGACCCGCTGAAGGTGATGGACTGGGTCAACCTGTTCGCGCTCGCGGTGAACGAGCAGAACGCGGCCGGTGGCCGGATCGTCACCGCGCCGACCAACGGCGCGGCCGGCATCATCCCGGCGGTGCTGCACTACTACTGCCGGTTCGTGCCGGGCGCGAACGAGGACGGGGTGGTCCGGTTCCTGCTGGCCGCCGCGGCGATCGGCGTTCTGTACAAGGAGAACGCGTCCATCTCCGGTGCCGAGGTGGGCTGTCAGGGCGAGGTCGGATCGGCCTGCTCGATGGCCGCCGCCGGGCTGTGCGAAGTACTGGGCGGAACGCCCGAGCAGGTCGAGAACGCGGCCGAGATCGCGATGGAGCACAACCTCGGGCTGACCTGCGACCCGGTCGGCGGACTGGTCCAGATCCCTTGTATCGAACGCAACGCGATGGCGTCGATGAAGGCGATCAACGCGGCCCGGATGGCGATGCACGGTGACGGCGTGCACGTGGTCTCGCTGGACAAGGTGATCAAGACCATGCGTGAGACCGGCGCCGACATGAAGATCAAGTACAAGGAGACCTCACGAGGCGGCCTGGCCGTGAACGTGATCGAGTGCTGA
- a CDS encoding alpha/beta fold hydrolase produces MSALVLLHGLGANGRVWDGWGGPRVAPDLPGHGVAGSLPGYTFEAMAAGVAEGLPVRRGLVVVGHSLGGVIALELAGGRYGVQVDRVVALGVKVSWSADDLGRAGALARKPVTWFEDRDAAAARFLKVSGLQGLVDPAGEVVGHGLREVDGRWRLAMDPGTFGVGAPEMARLIAASQGEVVLARGELDPMNTDADLTALHGQVVTLPGLGHNAHVEDPSALDHVHGQAAS; encoded by the coding sequence ATGTCTGCTCTCGTGTTGTTGCATGGGCTCGGTGCCAACGGGCGGGTTTGGGATGGGTGGGGAGGGCCTCGGGTGGCGCCTGATCTGCCGGGGCATGGGGTGGCGGGGAGTTTGCCGGGGTACACGTTCGAGGCGATGGCCGCGGGGGTTGCCGAAGGGTTGCCGGTACGCCGGGGGCTGGTTGTCGTCGGGCACTCGCTGGGCGGGGTGATCGCGCTCGAGCTGGCCGGCGGCCGGTACGGCGTACAGGTTGATCGCGTGGTTGCGTTGGGGGTCAAGGTCAGCTGGTCGGCCGATGACCTGGGCCGGGCGGGGGCGCTGGCTCGGAAGCCGGTGACGTGGTTCGAGGACCGGGACGCGGCGGCGGCTCGGTTTCTCAAGGTTTCAGGGCTGCAAGGTCTGGTCGATCCCGCCGGCGAGGTCGTCGGGCACGGGCTGCGGGAGGTCGACGGACGATGGCGGCTGGCGATGGATCCGGGCACGTTCGGGGTCGGTGCGCCGGAGATGGCGAGGCTGATCGCGGCGAGCCAGGGCGAGGTCGTCCTGGCTCGTGGTGAGCTCGATCCGATGAACACCGACGCCGACCTGACCGCTCTGCACGGTCAGGTCGTCACGTTGCCCGGGCTCGGGCACAACGCGCACGTGGAGGATCCGTCAGCACTCGATCACGTTCACGGCCAGGCCGCCTCGTGA
- a CDS encoding SDR family NAD(P)-dependent oxidoreductase: protein MTTTLITGANKSLGYETARQLVALGHTVYVGARDPERGRRAADELGARFVQLDVTDDESVRAAAKEVGQLDVLVNNAGVSGPFVSPSELTADDFQAVYDVNVFGAFRVFATFLPLLEASENPVVVNVSSGLGSIAMATDPAVREPAWIPAPIYSSSKAALNMLTAQYANLYPGIRINSVDPGYTATDFNGHRGNQTIPEGAEIIVRLATIDQTGPTATYQRSAGVVPW from the coding sequence ATGACCACAACACTGATCACCGGGGCCAACAAGAGCCTCGGGTACGAGACCGCCCGTCAACTGGTTGCCCTCGGCCACACCGTGTACGTCGGTGCGCGTGACCCCGAGCGTGGACGCAGAGCCGCCGACGAGCTGGGCGCCCGCTTCGTCCAGCTCGACGTGACCGACGACGAGTCGGTCCGCGCGGCCGCCAAGGAGGTCGGGCAACTCGACGTACTCGTCAACAACGCGGGGGTTTCCGGGCCCTTCGTCTCACCGAGCGAGCTGACCGCGGACGACTTCCAGGCTGTCTACGACGTCAACGTCTTCGGCGCCTTCCGGGTCTTCGCCACCTTCCTGCCGTTGCTGGAGGCAAGCGAAAACCCGGTGGTGGTGAACGTCAGCAGCGGCCTGGGCTCGATTGCCATGGCCACCGACCCGGCGGTCCGCGAACCGGCCTGGATCCCGGCTCCGATCTACAGCTCGTCCAAGGCCGCGCTGAACATGCTGACCGCGCAGTACGCGAACTTGTACCCCGGCATCCGGATCAACTCCGTCGACCCCGGTTACACGGCCACCGACTTCAACGGCCACCGCGGCAACCAGACCATCCCGGAGGGCGCCGAGATCATCGTCCGGCTGGCCACCATCGACCAGACCGGCCCGACCGCCACCTACCAGCGCAGCGCGGGCGTCGTTCCCTGGTGA
- a CDS encoding helix-turn-helix transcriptional regulator — translation MAELGKTLHAWRDRVTPAEAGLPAGGNRRAPGLRREELAALAGLSVDYVLRLEQGRSSAPSVQVLEALARALRLSDAERGHLFVLAGQAPPAPGQISARIPPGIQRLIDQLQGAPLSVCDAAWTMVSWNPMWSALIGDASLLRGRERNIIWRHFMAEHGEVAGFGRVHQTPEQAAGFARAMVTDLRAAAARYPKDAGLRALIQELRTKSKHFAQLWDDHVVGFHESNTKLVDHPDLGPIRLDCDVLTAPGSDLRLIVYTAPPGSEAAEKLRLLSVVGLQSLS, via the coding sequence GTGGCTGAACTTGGCAAGACCCTGCACGCCTGGCGGGATCGCGTGACTCCGGCGGAGGCGGGCCTGCCCGCGGGTGGCAACCGGCGGGCGCCCGGGCTCCGGCGCGAGGAACTCGCCGCGCTGGCCGGGCTGTCGGTGGACTACGTCCTGCGGCTGGAGCAGGGCCGGTCCTCCGCGCCGTCCGTTCAGGTGCTGGAGGCGCTGGCTCGTGCGCTCCGGTTGAGCGATGCCGAACGCGGCCACCTGTTCGTGCTCGCCGGTCAGGCTCCTCCCGCGCCCGGACAGATCTCGGCGCGTATCCCGCCCGGCATCCAACGCTTGATCGACCAGCTCCAGGGCGCGCCGCTCAGCGTCTGCGACGCGGCCTGGACGATGGTCAGCTGGAACCCGATGTGGTCCGCCCTGATCGGTGATGCCTCTCTGCTCCGCGGTCGCGAGCGCAACATCATCTGGCGCCACTTCATGGCCGAGCACGGCGAGGTGGCCGGCTTCGGTCGGGTCCACCAAACCCCCGAGCAGGCCGCGGGGTTCGCTCGCGCGATGGTCACCGACCTGCGCGCCGCGGCCGCGCGGTACCCCAAGGACGCCGGCCTGCGCGCCCTCATCCAGGAGCTCCGCACCAAGAGCAAGCACTTCGCCCAGCTCTGGGACGACCACGTGGTCGGCTTCCACGAGTCCAACACCAAGCTGGTCGATCATCCCGATCTGGGTCCGATCCGGCTCGACTGTGACGTCCTCACCGCGCCGGGCAGCGACCTGCGCCTGATCGTCTACACCGCCCCGCCGGGCTCCGAAGCCGCCGAGAAACTCCGCCTGCTCTCGGTGGTCGGTCTGCAGTCACTCAGCTGA